The following nucleotide sequence is from Synergistaceae bacterium.
TTTTAATGGGCTGACGACAGATTCGGCAAGACTTACAGCCCTTTTCAACGCCGGAAATATAGATAGGATCCCAGTTGCCAACATAGAAGGAAATATTTTTGCCTGGAGCATACAGAAACAAAAATGGGGAATCCTGCATGTTGTAAGTGGAACGGAAGTTGAGATAGAAAAAAGCGGAGGATTTACAGGTTTCATTACAGGCTCTTACGACGGCGATGAAAAGGATATAAAGATCCCTGCATCAATAGACGGAACTGCTGTCACTGTAATCTATCAGGATGTTTTTAACGGCAAAGGTCTGACATCTGTAGTTATAGAAGAGGGCATCACGCGCATACACGCGAGGGCTTTTAAGGACAATGATCTTACGGAGTTAGTCCTGCCTGACAGCTTGACCAGATTGGATTACGGTGCGTTTATGGACAATCCTTTGACAAAGGTGACGATCGGACCGAATGTCGTAAAAATAGAGGGCGGCGTCTTTTCGAATAATGAGTCTTTTACAGCAGCATACAATGCAGGAGGAGCAGGCACATACGTATTAACCGGCGGGGTCTGGTTCAAGCAGTAGGAATTCTTTCCCCGTGCATCAAAATTGCGTTTCCCGACGTGATCATAAAAAAGCGGCCTGCCTTTTGGCAAGCCGCTTGATTTTTATGTTTGATTTAAGAAAATTCGCTCCTGACTTTGGAACTTAGTGGCCAATAAGCATGTCGATCAATCCCCCGAACACGCGGTATCAAGGTGGTTTCGGGGGATTTTTATGTAACAAAAGTTTTATTATTATTTATCCTGCTATATCCTGCTTTTTAGCTCGCTTTGTGATATAATGATGTTGCCTATTTTTACATTTCGCAGAGCGAGGTGGTCCTATATGTACGTCGCAATATCGGGTTACGGCAAGTCGCGTGTTATCCAGTTCCGAGAGGAAACCCATATTCCGGGAACACGTAAAAAGAAAACGCATGTGGTGAAAACCATCGGCAACTACGAGAAAATGCTGGATGAGGACCCGAATATTATTGCCAAACTTAGGCTGGAGGCAGTTCGCCTTACCCGTGAGAAAAAGGCTGCAGAGGCACCTGTGACTCTGGAAGTGTCTGTGGGCGATATCCTTAAACCGGATGATGTGGTGCCCTCTTTTCTATTCGGACATGGTTTGGTTAAGCAAATTTGGCAGCAAATGGGTCTGGACACCTTCTTCGAAACCAAGTCCGGCAAGCGGAATGCCGAAACCGCAGCCCAGGCGATCTATTATCTGGCAGCC
It contains:
- a CDS encoding leucine-rich repeat domain-containing protein, whose product is MLVVIAVTGIIVAILLLLLPPIIGRTDRTADFTTLKTLNRVSVLYKMSQNISGSDVFNGLTTDSARLTALFNAGNIDRIPVANIEGNIFAWSIQKQKWGILHVVSGTEVEIEKSGGFTGFITGSYDGDEKDIKIPASIDGTAVTVIYQDVFNGKGLTSVVIEEGITRIHARAFKDNDLTELVLPDSLTRLDYGAFMDNPLTKVTIGPNVVKIEGGVFSNNESFTAAYNAGGAGTYVLTGGVWFKQ